The Chrysoperla carnea chromosome X, inChrCarn1.1, whole genome shotgun sequence genome includes a region encoding these proteins:
- the LOC123303046 gene encoding extensin-like yields the protein MYFIIILCVFGFSSQNIYGQTNHTSYRTRRDYSPWNTYGKPDYHQYYSKPKWSVPYNPGCGPIVPSYPIPSPYPPYIPPTYGPSYNPPTSYGPPIPSPSSPPSSYYPYDSHSYDGGLPPPKLPPTSYDLYPDENGTTTTQPDTTTPDINTTDYPTYAPPDLTSPSFPGYHYPKPANPYEPPNHYGPLSTYGPPPTSYGPPPSSYGPPPSNYGPPLSLAHLNHYRKYPNYFWPQNYQKPDNNQQQIVYIQQPNILPILPIPPPNPTGGGFLPTGDGLNKMSMKNTTVQPLAEDDNQIEVLTPKSVIEKSDTEIIDSDTKKTDENNIGNTFQTQQINKSENRDMKQFPIFNATNHS from the exons atgtatttcataattatattgtgTGTTTTTGGATTTTCCTCTCAAAATATTTATG GTCAAACGAACCATACATCATATCGTACCAGAAGAGATTATTCTCCTTGGAATACATACGGCAAACCAGATTATCATCAATATTACTCAAAACCAAAATGGAGTGTTCCTTATAATCCTGGATGTGGTCCTATTGTTCCTAGTTACCCAATCCCTTCGCCTTATCCACCATATATTCCTCCAACTTATGGTCCTTCTTATAATCCACCAACCTCCTACGGTCCTCCAATACCATCTCCAAGCTCTCCTCCATCGTCTTATTATCCATATGATTCTCATTCCTATGATGGGGGATTACCTCCCCCAAAATTACCACCAACATCTTACGACTTATACCCGGATGAAAACGGTACTACTACAACGCAACCAGATACAACAACACCTGACATAAATACAACTGACTATCCAACATATGCTCCACCGGACTTAACATCTCCATCGTTTCCAGGATATCACTATCCAAAACCCGCGAATCCTTATGAACCACCGAATCATTATGGACCTCTGTCTACGTATGGACCACCTCCAACGAGCTACGGACCACCTCCATCGAGCTATGGACCGCCTCCATCAAATTATGGTCCACCTTTATCATTAGCGCATTTGAATCATTATCGCAAGtatccaaattatttttggcCACAGAATTATCAAAAACCTGACAACAATCAACAACAAATCGTTTATATTCAACAACCGAATATTTTACCAATTCTACCAATACCTCCGCCAAATCCGACTGGTGGTGGATTTTTACCGACGGGAGATGGATTGAACAAAATGTCAATGAAGAATACAACAGTACAACCGCTCGCCGAAGATGATAATCAAATTGAAGTGTTAACACCGAAATCGGTGATTGAGAAATCGGATACCGAAATTATTGATTCGGATACTAAGAAAACCGATGAAAATAATATTGGGAATACATTTCAAACACAGCagataaataaaagtgaaaatcgGGATATGAAACAGTTTCCAATTTTCAATGCTACAAACCATAGTTAA